A genome region from Phoenix dactylifera cultivar Barhee BC4 chromosome 18, palm_55x_up_171113_PBpolish2nd_filt_p, whole genome shotgun sequence includes the following:
- the LOC103722938 gene encoding uncharacterized protein LOC103722938, whose translation MQMMEPLPPSEVDQHSKLPMMEQAPPSFPGEASKLKLKLMVDQHSNHVLFAEAGKDVVDFLFDLLKLPIGSVASLLSKYRIAGSIDKLRDSVESLDDAYFILPAEDRHALLNPQIFSSTLPLTSLLLENEKSSDRPARKYYRCSGTSSRGFCAGQNLCGGEFGYVTDVRGTQCPCCRQEMTVEVKFVAGEAEKARAEAGGGYVKKVVTYMVMDDLSVMPVSTTTAITLLNNLLIKDVSSLNEWTVELGTKEGLDLLKASLRSTTVLTDVFLGKSEKGVPLD comes from the exons ATGCAAATGATGGAACCATTGCCACCCTCCGAGGTAGACCAGCATTCCAAGCTACCAATGATGGAACAAGCGCCACCCTCCTTCCCTGGAGAGGCCTCCAAGCTGAAGCTAAAGCTCATGGTAGACCAGCATTCCAACCACGTCCTCTTCGCGGAGGCCGGCAAGGACGTAGTCGACTTCCTCTTCGATCTCCTCAAACTCCCCATCGGCTCAGTCGCCAGCCTCCTCTCCAAATACCGCATAGCCGGCTCCATTGACAAGCTTCGCGATAGCGTCGAATCCCTCGACGACGCCTACTTCATCCTCCCCGCCGAAGATCGCCATGCCCTCCTTAATCCCCAAATCTTCTCGTCCACTCTCCCCCTCACCTCTCTACTCCTCGAAAACGAGAAGTCCTCGGACCGACCGGCTAGAAAGTACTATCGTTGCTCAGGAACCAGCAGTCGGGGGTTTTGCGCCGGCCAGAATCTTTGCGGTGGGGAATTTGGCTACGTCACGGATGTTCGTGGGACGCAGTGTCCGTGTTGCCGTCAGGAGATGACGGTGGAGGTGAAGTTCGTGGCTGGGGAGGCGGAGAAGGCGAGGGCGGAGGCTGGAGGAGGGTACGTGAAGAAGGTGGTGACTTACATGGTGATGGATGACTTGTCCGTGATGCCCGTTTCTACCACCACTGCTATTACTCTGCTCAACAATTTGCTCATTAAGGATGTGTCCTCGCTCAACGAATGGACCGTGGAATTGGGCACGAAGGAG GGGCTGGACCTGCTGAAGGCGTCGCTGCGGTCGACGACGGTGCTGACGGACGTATTTCTCGGGAAGTCCGAAAAGGGTGTTCCCCTGGATTGA
- the LOC103724150 gene encoding protein GDAP2 homolog encodes MEEELLVQTFKVQGRDKLGRKLLRIVGKLFPAKIGEQAVKRYLEGRIFPELGSKPFCVVYFHTDVRRSENFPGISTIRFIYEAIPAAIRDNLEAVYFVHPGLCSRLFLAAFGRLLFSSELYGKVRYVSRVEYLWKRMRRGEMEVPAFVQEHDVELEDRPLMDYGLERDRHCSSLHDAPAMDVSARSMYSLRCIS; translated from the exons ATGGAAGAAGAATTGTTAGTCCAAACTTTCAAAGTGCAGGGAAGAGACAAGCTTGGCAGGAAGCTTCTCCGCATCGTCGGCAAGCTTTTCCCAG CCAAGATAGGAGAGCAGGCAGTGAAGAGGTACCTGGAGGGGAGGATATTTCCAGAGTTGGGTAGTAAACCCTTCTGTGTCGTCTATTTCCACACCGACGTCCGGCGATCGGAGAACTTCCCCGGCATCTCCACCATCCGGTTTATATACGAGGCTATCCCCGCCGCTATCCGGGATAACCTCGAGGCCGTCTATTTCGTCCACCCCGGCCTTTGCTCCCGACTCTTCCTCGCCGCCTTCGGCCGGTTGCTCTTCAGTTCCGA GTTATATGGGAAGGTGAGGTACGTGAGCCGGGTGGAGTACCTGTGGAAGCGAATGAGGAGGGGAGAGATGGAGGTGCCGGCATTCGTGCAGGAGCATGATGTAGAGCTGGAGGACCGTCCGCTGATGGATTACGGGCTGGAGAGAGATCGTCACTGCAGCAGCTTGCATGATGCTCCGGCCATGGACGTATCCGCGCGGTCCATGTACTCCCTCCGGTGTATTTCATAG